From the Papaver somniferum cultivar HN1 chromosome 2, ASM357369v1, whole genome shotgun sequence genome, the window TTGGGTAGATTGGAAATAATTATCTTAACGTTGTAGATATATGATTAAGGCTATATATGCTTTATGTACTGTGAAATGGGGCAACATTATTACTGCCACTTTGGGGCAGCAAAATCTCAGGGCCGACCCTGGGTAGAGAAGTTAGGATGCATTTAAGAAGAGTCATTTTACCTCTTTCAGATATTGTACACTGATTATATATTGAGAGTCTTGCATCAAACTTTTCAATGATAGGAACCAAGATGGATTTGGAATTGGCAGTTGCTCCTAAAGGCATTCCCAAGTACAAGAATGGCAGAGAATTTGTGATGCAACCTAATTCAGATGCCCAAGCTTCAAGCTGAGGAACCTCACCAATTGCAATTAACCTTGGCTTAGTTGTATTAACTTTCAAACCTGCAATGTATTCAAAACAATGAAGGATGGAGATTAAGTTTGATAGCTCTCTTTCTTGTTATCAGTAAAGAATATAGTATCATCAGCATAATTTAGATGATTTATTATAGAGCCATTGTTAGTGATAGAAAAGTCATTGAATGGATTTGAAGTTGCAGCTCTGTCAATATATTTAGAGAATCCCTCCATAGCAATGTTGAATAACAAAGGTGAAAGAGGGCATCCTTGCCTGACCACCCTTGAGCTTCTGAAAAAACCAAAAGATGAGCCATTTATTAGAACTGAAAAAGGTGGATGTAGAATAGCAAAACCTGATCCAATTACACCATCTTCTACTGAAACCCATTTTCTACAATATGAACTCCAAATAACTCCAATTCACTCTATCAAAAGCCTTATCCAGATCAATCTTACAAATAACTCAAGGTGACTTAGATTTCAATCTTGAATCTACTAACTCATTTGCTATTAGAGTGTCATCAATGATATGCCTTCCCTCTATGTAGGCACACTGAACAGGTAAGTTTTTTCATGACCAATTTTAATCTAGAAGTAAGTACTTTGGCTAGAATCTTGTAAACACTTATGAGAAAACAAATTGTTCTACAATCCTTGATGGTTTCTATGTGATATTTCTTAGGAACAAGAGTTATAAAAGTGGTATTTTGCCTattatcaaaattacttttttCACAAAATACATTAACAGTACTAATTATATCACCTTTGATAAAGCTCCAACATTTTTGAAAAAACATGATGGGAAATCCATTAGGGCCAGGTGCGTTATCTTGCCCTAAGTCTTGAATAGCCGTCAAACCTTCAGCTTCAGTAAAATTAGCATCAAGAATAGTAGATTCAATATCAGAAATACTCTCAAACTCAATACCCTCAAGAACAGGTCTGAtagtctcttcctctttgaaaaCATTTTCATAAAAACTGACAATGTGTTGTTGTAACTTGAACCTGTCAGTCTCTAAGGAACCATCTATGTATAATTGTCTGATTCTATTGTCTGATAGTAGATTCAATATCAAAAAATAACTCATCAACTAAAACATTCAACATTAATGGACCAACTAAGAAGAAACACTTTGATGTCTACAATAAGAGAGTTTAAAGGCTTTTTCACTTGTTTCTTAGCAATCAAAATGTCGTTTCTTTCCAACCACACAACCCACCAAATAGCAACAGGCAACCAATATATCAAGAAAACAAGAGTCTTAATAGATAACTTCAATTTCTATTTCTATAGGAACTCGAGAACGGACGTTGGATGAGCCCAAACAAAGCCCAGCTGATGTAAAAAATGATCCCAAATCCGCCAAACGAAAGGACAATGGAGAAATAGGTGTTCCACTGACTCCTCACTGTTCTCGCAAAAAGGACACACATTCACCACTGCTATACCTCTTCTCGTCAACATGGAATGTGTCGGCACCACTTTATTAGCTGCTGCCCAAACTAGGAAGCTAATTTTGTGAGGGATTATTTTGTTCCATATATAGTTAGAAGGAAATTTAGTTGGAGAAATTCGACCCAAATCATGCATAAGCGAAGAATAACAAGAACTGACCGAAAACATACCTCGCGAATTAGATATTCATTCACGTTTTGTCATCTGCGGCCAGCAGCCCTTGATTGTCTAGAATTCTAGAGATCTCCATTACCACTTGAAACTCCTTCTCATTAAGCCCTCTACATGTGAAGTCATGTCAATGAGATTGATTTACGCGCACTTACCTACGCATGAATTCATAGTCTCAGACCCACATACATGGATATAATATCGCACGGGAAAAACATGTGGGGACTCTGTCACACAACTGCACGACCATCTGAGTCAGCAGTCCAGAGAGAACCTGAGAACGATTCTCTACGGCTACGTATTCTAAATTATAGATCAGCAACCATTAACCGTGTTCTAATTGTACGGTCATAATTCCTCGATCAGACTCTGGTTCCTATCTCTTTACAACTCAAGGATGCAAAGGTACGAGCCTATTTATTCTATTATATAAAGGGAACACCCTTTACTGTAGGAAGTGAAGCTGCAAATTTTCAACTACCGATTTTTCCTTAACTTCGCACAACAAAATTGAAAACGGAAATATAATTTGAGGGAAAAATGGTAATATGAAAGGGAAAAAAATGGTTATACTCGGATTTATCCGTCGATTTTTTCCTTTGACCCCTATTTACGCTTTGTAAAAAAACAAATCGGAGGACATATTGGTGATTAACTATACTTTGATGGAGATGATAATGACTTTAGTTTATTTCACCATTGTTGAATCAGAGAAAACTTTGATGAGAATCAAAATAGAAAAtaccaaattccaaaaaaaagGTGTTAAGATCGTATACAATTTTTAGGAAATCTATGCATTTATATATAGCCCTTGAAGAATTAATTGGGTCTTCGATGCAAATTAACCCTCAACCTTTACAACATGATAATCAAACAACAAAAAGAGGTTTGTATCAGGGACGGACCCAGGATTCTTCCTTGGGTAGGATTGGATTGTAACAGTCGATGATGCGGCCGAAGGCCGTGGCAAATTTTTTTGGAATACATCACATAATTAGTGGCCAAATAGAGATCCCCCATACAATACTAAATAAGTTGGGAAATAAAAGTTAAAACGAACACAAATAACAGAAAAACCAAATGATtaccaaaggaaaagaaaataggAGTAGAAAGTTAGTGAGTGGAAGAAGATTATTTACTTTAAGCATGACTTAAATTTTGATCACCTCATAATATGGGCTAAAAATAATATTCAATTAGCTAAATACAACTAATATGTGGACTGAATATAAAATTTAACCTAAATTCTATACTAAAAAAAATTTACCCAAAAATTAGGGACGGGCTATAGCCCCTGCTAGGCCCGTCCCTGATTTGTATCAAAATCCAAAAAATCACGGTAATAAAACCTTTCTATCACTTGAtttgtgtttgtttttctttcttagcAGTGATTGCGAGGAGATTTCATGGCGGCGGCGGCGAAGAGACAAGCAATTTTGAGAGAGAAAAGTTGAGTCGTCCGGGTAGTggagactttttttttcttttatttgaagCAGGAGAAGTAGAGAGATGAGTGGGTTATGGGATAGGCTCTAGAAAAACCTAATACTACCATTGATACAAGCACTTGCATATGCACGTGCCCAACACTCTTGTAGTCTATAGAACAGACCATATTCAAATAATGCTGCTACAAATTAAaaacttgacaaaaaaaattggaaaagaaaataaaactggTAAGCTACgtgtaattgaaataattgaaCCCAATAATTAAATAAATCTTGTTTGGTACAAAACACCTTACCAGATGCATCAACAGTCAAGgacaatgaatgaatgaatgcttGATAAAACGGGGTGTTACATTTCAAGAGGCTAGCTAAAAGGGTTCGTAACATGATTTAACGTATGAAAATGTACAAAACAAGTCCTAGTAATAGGACCCGATTCACAAAAACATCCTActgttacaaactattaacaaaGTGATCATACTTTCGTTAATAAAAGAGTTAAGTGGTGACTCACGgttaaatatgataatgaaattacCTATGCGTCCTTCATATTTATCCCTCTATACACAATTTTAACTAGTGTTTTTATTATAATCTTTTGACGGTGATGTTGTTTATAGGTGGTGGCGGTGCCGCTTACATATCGTCACACCGCATTCAGGATCGTAAAACCACATTTAGGTTCGTTAAaccgcattcaggatcgttacaccgcattcatcCATAGGATTCACCGCTTCCCCTTCGAGGTTTAGCAGAGAttcttaagcttccaccaccaccaccgccgcttcatcaccaccacttcAACCAATTAGTTAACTAGGAAGGGTATTTTGAGGGAGGATATTTTCGAAAAAAATAACACCATTTTATTCAAAAGTGTTAAATCCGATGAAAAAAGACCATTTTGTAAATAAATTACAAGAATATGATCATTTTGTAACCAAATTAAAAAAAGTATGACCATTCTGTGATTGGCCCTTTAACCTACAGCTGAAAAAAACGACATTTCGTACATAAGGAGATGGATCCGTGTGTCGTTACTCGTTGCCTTTCATTTCGGGTTAACAATAGGCGCAACTGGACCTACTTTTTAACGTTATTTGGGTACCATATTTTAGGAAAAATCATTTTCTGGACCTCTCTCTTGTCCTGGGAGGTTTTCCTCCTCCACTAGTCGGTTTCATCCGTTCTGATTTGCATGTCAATGGAAGGCCTATATCTCTCGCATAAAAGCTGTTTGTGACAACTGCCCGTCAGCCAATATACATATTCATATGATAAACgtttacaaaaaagaaaatatggttatgataaatattttaatttaagtcAGATCAGTATCTACATATTCAGAATATCACAATTAGCTAAGGAGCCTCCATCCTATCAATCTTATGATAAATTACGGTTCTTCTccctattctttttttttttatatacataaaGCTGTTCTTCTCCCTTTTGAAGTTAGCAGCTAAATATGATGGATATATCAATCATCGATCATCGTTACTTCCAGTTATTCGAAAGGATTGCAGGTTTATTAGCTTTGATATCCTTCTTCTACTGTATTTTGGTCTTCATTAAACGACAGCCAAGGAACTTGAAAACCAACTTCCACGAGGAAAAGCTAACACCAGCATCGCCGCCTGAAGTTGCAGGTGCGTGGCCAATAGTAGGTCATCTTCCTCAGCTGAATGGATCTACACCTCTATTCAAGATCCTTGCCGACATGTCTGACAAGTACGGACCTATTTTCATCGCCAGATTTGGTATGTATCCGACCCTAGTGATAAGTAGTTGGGAGATGTCTAAAGAATGCTTCAGTACCAACGACAGGTTATTTGCTACCCGTCCACCTAGTGCAGCTGGGAAGTACCTCGCGGAAGCCATGTTTGGCTTTTCCCCGTATGGCCCTTATTGGCGGGAGGTCCGGAAGATCGCTACACTCCACTTGCTATCTCATAAACGCCTCGAGTTTCTTAAGCCAAACCGTTACTTAGAGATAGATAATTGCATGACAAGATTATATGATTGTTGGATGGAACGAGATAATTTGATAAAGCAGAATGGTAGATCGACTACTAGTTCAGTTAAGGTGGACATGAGCCAAGTGTTTTCAGAACTATCTTTGAACGTGGTCTTGAAGATGATTGTAGGAAAGACCCTTTTtactaagaaaaacaaaaataaagaagattACACCAAAGAGGAAGAAGAGGGCCAAAAGCTTCATAAGAGTATCCTAAAATTCTTCGAATTAGCAGGTGTTTCAGTTGCATCTGATACTCTTCCTTTCCTTGGGTGGCTGGATGTGGATGGGCAAACGAAACAAATGAAAAGACTCTCCAGGGAGATGAACTTGATCGTTTCAAAGTGGCTTGAAGAGCATCAAGAGAAAAAACGACTTCAAACATTAGAATCCGATGGAGCAGAAAGAGAGGCTAATGATCATAAGAATCATGACTTCATGGACGTGTTGATGTCAGTTCTCGACGAAGAAAAGGAAGATCTCTTCTTCGGTTATAATCGAGATACCGTCATCAAAGGCACATGTCTGGTATGTATAACCATCTCATCAATTCGTAATATGCTTATTTGTAGATACTTCTTTTGCGGAGTGGTAAAATTCTCTTGGAATTTGCAGAACCTTATACTTGCTGCATCGGATACTACGTCAGTTACATTGACATGGGCTCTCTCACTAGTACTCACCAATCCTAGTGTCTTAAAAATGGCTCAGGATGAGCTTGACACCGAAGTTGGCAAGGAAAGAAACGTAGAGGGACACGATATCGATGGTCTCGTCTACCTCCAAGCAATCGTCAAGGAAACTCTCAGACTGTATCCTCCTGGCCCACTCTCTGTACCACACGAGGCTACAGAAGACTGCATTGTTGGTGGGTATGAAGTGAAAAAAGGTACGCGCTTGTTGGTTAACCTGTGGAAACTGCAGCGTGACGCTCGAGTGTGGTCAAACCCGTTAGAGTTCAAGCCAGAGAGATTTCTTCCAGAGACGGTTGGTGGGTTTGGTGGTGAAACGGCATACATAGACTTCAGGGGTCAGCATTACGAATACACACCATTTGGATCTGGAAGAAGGGGATGCCCGGGGATAGACTTTGGCCTCCAGACACTTCACATGGCATTGGCTCGTCTGCTACATGCTTTTGATTTCGACACAGACAGAGGATTTGTAATAGACATGACAGAAGGCCCGGGTTTCACCATGCCCAAAGTAACCCCACTTGAAGTTCACCTTATTCCACGTCTGCCGGCCACACTTTACTAGACTCAGTCATCAGTATATTTAAAGCGGTGTGCTACCAATGCAGAGTTGGGATTGAAAGTAGTagtgataaaaaaaaacaattccaTAAATAAGGGTGTTCTGTACGGAGACAAAAAAAGACAAGTTTAAGGGTGTTCTGTTCTCCGTGCGTAGAtccataaataagatttgtcaaTTGCTGGTTCAAGCCATTGGGTACTCTTTAAACTATACAAGCTGTGTTTCACATTTATTGTACCAAATATCTTGAATATGGTCCAAAAAATAGACAACTTAGTGAAAATGTTCATGTGGTTGCGTGGTTTTGCCGCTTAGAGAGTGTGAATTAGTAAGTACCGTACTTAACATTCACCATAGCTCAAACAAATATGATGAGATAAAATGCATAATGCAGGATAGACTTGTTATTAGCAAAGGTCATTGCCTTAGTTGTCCTGCCTGCTCAAACACTACGAATACATTATACATCGATGGCCAGCAAAATAAAAATtttatcggaaaatgggtcatttgtccaaaatatTTTAAAACACGAT encodes:
- the LOC113350409 gene encoding cytochrome P450 CYP82D47-like; the protein is MMDISIIDHRYFQLFERIAGLLALISFFYCILVFIKRQPRNLKTNFHEEKLTPASPPEVAGAWPIVGHLPQLNGSTPLFKILADMSDKYGPIFIARFGMYPTLVISSWEMSKECFSTNDRLFATRPPSAAGKYLAEAMFGFSPYGPYWREVRKIATLHLLSHKRLEFLKPNRYLEIDNCMTRLYDCWMERDNLIKQNGRSTTSSVKVDMSQVFSELSLNVVLKMIVGKTLFTKKNKNKEDYTKEEEEGQKLHKSILKFFELAGVSVASDTLPFLGWLDVDGQTKQMKRLSREMNLIVSKWLEEHQEKKRLQTLESDGAEREANDHKNHDFMDVLMSVLDEEKEDLFFGYNRDTVIKGTCLNLILAASDTTSVTLTWALSLVLTNPSVLKMAQDELDTEVGKERNVEGHDIDGLVYLQAIVKETLRLYPPGPLSVPHEATEDCIVGGYEVKKGTRLLVNLWKLQRDARVWSNPLEFKPERFLPETVGGFGGETAYIDFRGQHYEYTPFGSGRRGCPGIDFGLQTLHMALARLLHAFDFDTDRGFVIDMTEGPGFTMPKVTPLEVHLIPRLPATLY